TATGGTCACAGCATCCGAGACCGCGCGTGTAAGCGCCAGGTCATAACCATCTTTTCTACCGTCTCTATCCATACTTGTCAGCAGTATCTCTCCTGCACCGTATTCTTCCATCCTCTTTGCCCACATTATGACATCAATACCAGTGGGGGTGCGGCCTCCGTGAATATACACCCCCCACTCCCCAAATGATATGGGGGACAATGCCTGTTCAATATCATGCGTATCAGTTGAACGCCGCTTTGCATCAATTGCAACTACAATACACTGACTGCCGAACCGTTCTGATGCCTCGCGCACAAATTCAGGATTCTTTACAGCAGCAGTATTTATTGAAACCTTGTCAGCCCCTGCCTTTAGAAGTGTCCTTATGTCCTCAAGACTGCTTACCCCGCCGCCGACAGTCAGGGGCATAAATACCTTCTCAGCGGTCTTCTTAACTACATCAATTATTATTGACCGCTTTTCATGCGATGCCGTAATATCAAGAAAGCACAACTCATCAGCCCCCTCTTTATTATAAATGGCGGCAACCTCCACAGGGTCCCCCGCATCCCTTAGATTAACAAAAGACGTCCCTTTCACAACCCTGCCGTCTTTTACATCAAGGCATGGAATTATTCTCTTAGCAAGCATATATATGTCATCTTCCTTATCTTATTTCTTATTTCTTACTTCTTACTTCTTGCTTCTTGCTTCAGCCTCTTGCTATGCCCCTGCCTTAATCGCCTCTGCTAAGTCAAACGCCCCTGAGTACAGGGCTTTTCCGACAATCACACTATCAATGCTGGGATGGGAAATGCGGCGTAATGCCTTAATATCATCAATTGTTGCAACACCCCCTGAAGCAATTACCGGTATTCTCACATTTGATGCAAATTGTTCAATACCCTTAATATTTGGTCCTGTTAATGTGCCGTCCCTGCTAATATCAGTAAAGACAACCCCCGCAATACCGATACCCTCGAACTTTCGAGCAAGGCTGATAGCATCAATCTCAGTAACCTCAGTCCATCCCTTTACTGCCACCATCCCATCCCTTGCATCAATTCCAATTATAATTCTCGCAGTGTAAAAGCCGGTGATACTCCATACAAATTCAAGATTATTTGCCGCGGCTGTGCCTATTACGATTCTTCCGGCTCCTGCATTCATATATTGTTCCACCGTAGCC
The sequence above is drawn from the Nitrospirota bacterium genome and encodes:
- the hisF gene encoding imidazole glycerol phosphate synthase subunit HisF translates to MLAKRIIPCLDVKDGRVVKGTSFVNLRDAGDPVEVAAIYNKEGADELCFLDITASHEKRSIIIDVVKKTAEKVFMPLTVGGGVSSLEDIRTLLKAGADKVSINTAAVKNPEFVREASERFGSQCIVVAIDAKRRSTDTHDIEQALSPISFGEWGVYIHGGRTPTGIDVIMWAKRMEEYGAGEILLTSMDRDGRKDGYDLALTRAVSDAVTIPVIASGGVGTLEHLYDGIVTGKADAVLAASIFHFQEYTIRQVKEYLRSRGIPVRLEK
- the hisA gene encoding 1-(5-phosphoribosyl)-5-[(5-phosphoribosylamino)methylideneamino]imidazole-4-carboxamide isomerase, which produces MKIIPAIDIKGGKCVRLYQGRMDQETVYSENPVETAMMWQEKGAQMIHIVDLDGAITGEPVNFSIIEKIISSLAIKVQVGGGIRDKATVEQYMNAGAGRIVIGTAAANNLEFVWSITGFYTARIIIGIDARDGMVAVKGWTEVTEIDAISLARKFEGIGIAGVVFTDISRDGTLTGPNIKGIEQFASNVRIPVIASGGVATIDDIKALRRISHPSIDSVIVGKALYSGAFDLAEAIKAGA